The stretch of DNA TGATCTCCATTTTTTAGCATGttgtatttggagggaaaggaatgatagaaattttgagGATCAAAGGATGTTTGAGGAgtttaaggctgtgtttggtaaGTGAAGTAGTCCAATTGGAGAGGACTATTATGTGGTAGTCCCCAAATTGTAGCAATGGTCTCCATTTTTTTAGcatggtgtatttggagggaaaggaatgatagaaattttgagGATCGTGAGAGGACGTTAGAGGAGtttaaggcttggtttggatagtgagaatacatgagaagtgttgagaatgtttgtgaatggtagtgaaaaagtaataaaaaagtaataataaaatattgaatagtagtaaaaagtaggtgaaaagtaatgaatagtaaaaaaataggtgaaaaataataattaagtaaagaatagtagcgagagtatctcaagtactcgCACTACCCAAACACACCCTAAGGCTGTGGTTGTGAGACttcttcactactattcacaaacagtttgctactattcacaattcgctacttttttactactattcattacttttttaactactattcacagatcatctcgttatccaaacgtagcctaaaactttcttttttattactttgttCCTTTGTGTAGCTTCTATAGAGTTTACCCACCcatgggtagcccaagtggtgagggtgaacttgtgtgcatgtgcCCCGTGTCACAGGTTCGATTCCCCGTGGGAAGAAACTGCGATTTAAGTGAGAGGCCATGGCAgtgggttgctgtgctagtctccccgggagtttaggttccatgggtgcGTCCTAAAGGCTCTGCTGTGGGGTGGTTCCCCCATCATCATAAAAAAAGGGGGCTGAATTTCCATAATTTCCTTGTCTCTTTTCCTATTTTTGATTAGGTGAACTcgtgtatacttcctgtataccAGGGCTTGCCTTTTGCCTTGTGAAAACCTTGGATGActtgaaaaaaaagtttttctttgtactgttcatttttttgataggtgCCTTTGTACCATTCTAGTTCCCAgtatctcttgtatactcctCCAGTGTTTTGTGCAGGTATAAACCATTCGTAAAGTATGCAGGGGCTTTTCCCCTCTATTTACCAGAATTCAAAACAATGAATTTccttaatttgtttattattatccTGCATCATGATGAAAATACACCATTGGATATGCAtccaatcaaattttttattcttgcaTCTATGCTATTTATGTCATACTGATTTACTAGAACCTTTTCTAGCTTTTGCAGCTTAAGGCTTCCTTCAATATCTCTTTAGTGATGTATCATTTTGTAAACTTGGCCCTTTGGTTGATTTTGGATGCCCTTTCCTACGTGCTTGTTTGTGCACACCACTGCTTGTCAATTTTGTTTGATGTTATGTGAGGTATGGATCTCCTATGAACATGCAGTGTTTAATTATAAAGGAAAAATGCTGCAGGCCTGAAAcagaggaggaaaagaaattgaaagaagaaTTATATCATTTAAAGCAGGAATTTCAGAGGGAATCTACCTCGGAAGCAAACAGGGAATCTCTGCAAGAGTCTAGTGGAGACCAATCCAGTTTATGCAATATAATACGTCTCAAAGAAACGGAATTGGAAGCACTGATTCAtgatttggatgttaaagttcGCTTTGGGCAGAAAGCGGTTGAAAGGCCTGGTTCCAGGCCTAGTTCTGGAGCAGGCAGGGTGGCTGGCTTTCCTGAGAGGCCACCTTCTCAATCTGGGTCAATTGAGGAAACGAGAAATCTGGAGTTCATGGATAGGCCTCGATCGCGCGGCACAGGGGATGTGTGGACAAGGTCTGCTGATGGCAGAAGATCCTTTGGAGCTGGAAGGGATAGAGGATTTCATGGTAACCGAGACTTAGACAGGTATGGTTATTCTATCAGATGCATTGCTTATGTTGATTTTCTCCTAGAATGATGTTCAGATGTTCAATATTGAATTCAGAAATTGAAACAGGGGCCGGAACtaaaatttttatcaatttccTGAAATATAACTGGAGAAGTTCTGGAATTGGTTGAGATACAGAATCCTGATTAGAACTGTAAGGATATGAAGTTGTATTGTGGCAAGTGGGTAACACCGAACTTTATTTGGGTGGGGAGTTATATCAAGTAGAAAGATAAGAGTTGCAAGAGCCGTGTGGGAATAATTTGCACTTAAATTGAAAATCCAGAAATCTTTTTTGCTATCAATTCTGGATGCTGATAAACCTTCAGAAATGcacacatttttcttttcttctctacAACTTGTGTGGTAGATGCACCTTTTGGTGGTGAAATATTTCGAAACGTGTCGAAATGCTACTAATGGTGtttcgctttgatattttgGCAGGCCGAGGCCAAGGGAGAGGTGGTGAACAGAAGTGTGGATTCATTGAAATATCTTCTAGTTTTGACAAACGGGAGggaccaaaaataatattttgttttttttttttttgtttcttggttTTCTTCATCTTGCTCTGGGAAGTGGAGCAGAAATTGTTGAGTAACTGATACTGGGAACTCAATGCGTTAATCTCTTACATTTTGAAACTATGTaaaattacactttttttttttgttttttatttgtctgTCTTATTAGATTAACGAGCCCACATTGTTTGTAGAACTCAGTTTTAGTTGAACGGTATGGGACTCTGGTTTACTTTTGTGACACTCACTCTGAGCTCTATATAGTTAATTGGTTTTATCTTACTGTGGATATGATATTGCTGATTATACATGTACTTGGCTTCGTTTTCCCTCGTTTTTTGAATTCAATTGACTGCATAGCACAAAAAATAGTGCAATCTGGACTTGGTCGGTTGTTCACAGCCAGGGAGCTGGGAATCTGGGATATACAGCATTTGGCTATTTTCCATATTTATCTTGTCGAATTaatgtaataaacaattcaattttttcaaatttaaaaaaaataataataatattaaaaaataatatttaaataatattatatttaactgtcaacttttatcttaacttattGTCTAACCGGACCTAAGAGATGttattcttcatctttgatTTTGTCATCTTCTATTATGCTACTGATTACGTTACATTTCAAATGGATTTTCCTTCAAGTGGTGGCCAATTTATCCGATTGGAAATAACCAAATCTAGGacaaagaatattatttattattcaaacaataaaTGTGGAGAACGTGAtcgaaataaataaatctccattGCCTTAATCGCTATCCTTTCACTAACAAAAACACAGAtatgtcatttaaaaaaaaaaaaaaaaaaaacagagagttAATGCTTGGTCAATGCCTTTTTCCTCAAATAAATTCAACCCTCAAATACTATATTTCGGAGAACtacaaacaacaaatcaatAGGAGACAATCCAAGCAATACAatattcccaacaaaataaaatattatctacgTATGATTGGAGAAATCGATAAATGCGACAAATATATCCAATGTATGACATCACATGACCATTCCGCATGAGCGGTCTCCTCAATGTCGCAAAGACAGCCATCCAACGGTCATAAAGACCTCATTATACCACTATGGATATCGACAGACTACGATGTCATGACCAAGACATGAAATATGTCACGAAGATCAAAATATCTCTAGTACAAGGATATTGTCCACAAAATGCTCACAAAGTTTCAGATTCTATACGTAAATTCACAAATATGTATGCAAATTGTCAAGACAAAGCTCAACATATTGAATTTAAAGAATTTCCCCATTCCCCTCAAGCATTaacaaagtaaaaataaattaaaatatgcaTGTAATCacgctacaagaaaaatatttatttatagctTGTTATTtgctttgaaaataattattttctatcaaaatgagtCCAATCTCGtcgcaaataatccgtcacaaatactCCTTCTAGATCAAAACTCATAGATACTGAGAAATTAAATCCAACATGACAAGCTTTGATCAATAATGCCTGGCATGTCCATTAACTCAGTTGGCATGATAGCCATATTTGACAAAATTCCCTTAAAAAGcaccttaattaattattacgtCTTTCGTTAATCCagcaatcaaaatatatatcaaaacatTAATGTCTTAACCAAGGATAAACATGCAATAAGCCTGCACTTGAAATTGATTAGTGTAACCTAAAACAAATCGGGACAATTACCACTATATTGTAAATCTACAAATGTTTAATTTATAATGACTATGCAACCCAGAAATTCCCAAAATTGCAATACACTATATGCCGTACAGCATTTACTGAGGAATTAGTACTCAAAGTATCCTGATCCTCTGAGAACAGCTCAATTTTATGATATTAACAACCCCAGCATTTTGTTATTCATGGACTCACCAGTCATCAATAGTCTTTCATGGCCGTACGTAGTAATTTATAGTACTAATACAAGATTGTCATATTCataattaataagttaatatatatatatatttatatattgaaaataactactccatatatatgtgtatgtgcTCTGTTTTCTAAtaaatcacacacacacacacacacaacctcTTATTTATTCGTTTATGTTGCAATCATGTGGCTTTCACGATTCCAGACAAGTGTTGCGACATAGGAATAGTTGGATCTTACAGCTGTATTGAAATTTACCTCGATTGCATTAGTAGGAGAAGGTAACCAATGAAGGAATCTCATCACTTGCATGTGTATTATCTTTTCATGTATTCAATCAAATTAGCTATTATGAGCTAACGTGCTTGGGAGATAGGATTTGGAGTTGTACTTTCCaagctttttttgtttcttgttctcCATATcatatctatttaattaatggcatatatatattctcatcaTGTAGTGGTGGGTCGTTTCCTAAAAGGCAATATGCAGTCTGCTACACGacgttggagattaatcatctTGATCTAGTCTTGCATGGGAGCTTGCGCAAACATAGGGCTGTCGAGTAGCCATGCATGGAAAAagcttaacaaaaaatatattatcgcAAATAAGCAATCCAAAATAGGTGCATGGCCGAGTTGATTCCATGCATGATTGACGCAGAGATCATTAGTTGAGATATTGAGGGAGTTGTAGGCCAGAAAAGTGGGCAAATTTATACCTTAATTCAACGAAGAAGATCAATGCTACctttcaaattaataattaatatatctgAGACCATTTAATAGAAGGCCAGGTGGGTCGACGCCGACGGATTTCACTCTAAATATTAATCTTTCAGCTAGTCGACGTACTCTTAGATAAGCATAAAACTTGTTCCCACTTGGGTTAAATtgaccaagaaaaattatttggatTCCATTAACGTACGGTATGATAATATTAGGGGTCATCAaatcttttgcatttttttaacgggtttaattaaattagatgtaTTATCACaattccatatataatatattgatgtGGCAATTCAATTACCCGAAACATCTGATCTGATCTGGTCTTTGTCTTATAGTTTgtttctattatatatttactAATCTTGCACTCCGCGGTTAAAAGCCATAgaaaattttagctaaaaatggACATTTCTTCAAGCCGTGTACGTAGTTTTCGTGGTCTGCCGTACGACTAGCTTCTAACAATACTTCATAGCAGATCAAGCTCGACCTTGCATTCCTTTCCATGCCCTAAAAATGAGACAGGCCACAAGTTTACAAGTAAAGACAACAACATAAAGTTGGGTAGAATCAACAGTTTAGGACGTGCGTTGGTAGCAATATCGAGATCAGAGCTGCATTCTTTGGCTGTCAAGGTGCAAAAAGTGCATATTTCAGCCAAAGAACGTCTTGTCCTCCATCACATCAGTCGGTATCTTAAAATGAAGCGCATGGGAATTGCCAAGTTGTATTGCCTTGCACTCGTCCTCGCCTTGGCCTTGGGCCTGAGCAGCGCGGCAAGGGCTCCCCGCTTGAGGACGCACCATGTGAAGTTCGTCAACCAACTTGACAACAAAGTGCTTAACGTCAACTGCAAAAACGAGAAACCATACATCGATCTGACCCTTCAAATTCTTTTACCAAAGCAGGAGTATGAGTTCAAATACAATGTTGCACGCGGCATGAATTTCAGGTGCGATCTGCGACATGGGTCTACAAGCAGAATTTTCACCGTCAGTGATGCAATAACAAAGAGAGAGTGCGGTGGAAACCATTGCGTCTGGAAAGCAGAAGATACTGGAATTTCCCTACTTAACAGTAAAACGAACCAGTATAAGTTTAAATATGGCTGGGGAAATTGATCATGCCCATGCATTATTATTAGGGTACTGATTATGACGTCATGATTAGGATCGGAAGATAAAATTCTCAAGATACATGTGTAAGATCTGAGCTATCAATGCTTTATTTTATCATggtaata from Juglans microcarpa x Juglans regia isolate MS1-56 chromosome 3S, Jm3101_v1.0, whole genome shotgun sequence encodes:
- the LOC121258578 gene encoding uncharacterized protein LOC121258578: MKRMGIAKLYCLALVLALALGLSSAARAPRLRTHHVKFVNQLDNKVLNVNCKNEKPYIDLTLQILLPKQEYEFKYNVARGMNFRCDLRHGSTSRIFTVSDAITKRECGGNHCVWKAEDTGISLLNSKTNQYKFKYGWGN